A window of Candidatus Peribacteraceae bacterium genomic DNA:
GCCTGCCGTCCATCCATCGGTGCGGGTCAGCCCGTAGAGCACCACCATGCCTGCCGCAACGATGACGGAGAGCAGGGCGATGGTGCGGTACTGGCGTTTGACGAACGCGTTGGAGCCGGTCTTGATGGCTGCGGCCACCTTCTGCATGGCCGGGGTGCCGCTGTCGGCTTCTTTCACGCCTTTCCAGAAGACGAGGGCATACAGGAGGCCTGCACCCGCGATGACGGGGGCGAGGAGCTCCAGGAAGAGTTCTCTGCTCATAGAGGTGGGGGAAAGAGAGCTACAAAAATCAACAGCGAAACGCTGAATTCAGCGCAGAGAATACGATATTGTTTATTTCATGGCAATGCCTCCTTTCGCATGGGATCAGGGAGATTATACTGCAATAGGCTGCCACTTTTTCCGGCGAAAAAGTGGCCAAAACGCCGGCGCGCCGAACTCTCCTCCGCCCGGCCCTGTGCCTCCTCGTCAGCCCCTGCAAGGTTTCGGGGCTGACTCGTCGGCAGGCCATGTCGAAGCAGGGCCTTCCCCTTCACCCCCCGCGGCGCGCCACCTCCTATTCCTCCTTGTGTATTTCATGCGTTGTTTCTTTGGTGCAAGGAGAATTTTAGGCATCATAACTTCATCTCTCCTTCCTTTACTCCTTACACACGGCACTTTGGGTATGATGGGGGTCACCTGAGACGCAAGACCTTGCCCAAAAAGAAGGAACTCGTCGGCAATCCCCGGCTGGCAACCCTCCGCCGGCGCGTCGCCAAGGCGCCAACGGTCCCGGGCGTCTACCGGTGGCTGGATAAGGAGGGGACGGTGCTCTACGTGGGGAAGGCCAAGAACCTGCGCAACCGGCTGCGCTCCTACGTGACCAAGGACACGGCGGCCGGGCCGTGGAAGCAGAGCTTCCTGGAGCAGATCACGGATTTCGACCTCACCGTCACCAACACGGAAGTGGAGGCGCTCATCTTCGAGACGAACCTCATCAAGGAACTGCGCCCCAAGTACAACATCCTGATGAAGGACGACAAGAATTACATCTACGCCCGCGTCACCGTCCAAGACCCGTACCCGCGCGTGGAGGCGGCGCGGAAGATTGAGGAAGATGGATCCAAATATTTCGGGCCGATGGCCACGGGAGGGGAGCTGTGGGCGATGCTCACGATGCTGCGGTCGATCTTCCCGTTTCGCACGTGCACGATGGAGATTCTCCCTCTCCCCCCGGCCCCCTCCCCCGAGGGGGGAGGGGGAAACAAACAGGAACAGATCCACCTCGACGTCATTTGCCACCACAAAGATCGCCCCACTCCCTGCCTCGATTTCCACATCGAGAAGTGCTCGGCGCCCTGTATCGGTCGCCGTACGCCGGAGGAGTATCAGAAAGAGTCCATTGAGGGAGTCATGAAGTTCCTCAAGGGCGATTACGAGAGCGTGCGGCCGGTGATCCGGGAGAGGATGGAGAAGGCGGCGACGGACCGGCGGTTCGAGCTGGCGGCGCAGTTTCGGGATTATCTCGAGGCGCTGGACCGTCTTGAGGGAAAACAGTTGATCACTGACACCTCGGGCGAGGATTCCGACATCATCGCCGTGGCGCTCCTCTCCGGCCGCGCCGACGTGGTGGTGATGCAGCGGCGCAACGGCCGCCTCATCGGCGACAGGACGTTCTCATTGGCAGGCCACGCGGAGCATCCCTCCGAAGTCCTGGAGCAGTTCCTCCCCCAGTTCTATGAGGAAGGGTCGGAAGTGCCGGAAGAGATCCTCATCAACGCCCCGCTACCCGGGAGGGAGGTCTTCGAGGCGTGGCTCTCGGCAAAAAAAGGCCGACGCGTGAAGGTCATTTTGCCCGCGCGCGGGCGCAAGTCCCAACTGCTTCAACTGGCGGAGAAGAACGTGCTGGAGAAAGCCCGCCAGCGGGAGGCCAAGTGGGAGGCGGAGAAGAGGAATACGGAGGCGGCGCTCGCCCAACTCCAGGAAACCCTCGCCCTTCCCGCTCCCCCGCTGCGCATCGAGGGGTACGACATCAGCCATCTCGGCGGCACCGAAACCGTGGGGAGCATGGTCGTCATCAAGGGGGGGAAGGCCGCCAATGACCAGTACCGGTCCTTCACCATCCGCTCCCTGCGGGCGGGGGAGGTGGATGATTATCAGGCGCTCAAGGAAGTGCTCCTGCGTCGCCTGCGTCACCTTCCGGAAATACGTGAATCGGAAGCCAAAAAATGGGAGTCCCGGGGGGTCACCTTCGGCAAGGCGAGGAAGGCGGACCAGATGCGGCTGGACGCCGTGGCGTGCGATCCCTTCTCCACCCTCCGAGACCGTCCCCTCCGTTACAAGGAGTGCTTCGTGGCGCGGGAGGGCGAGGGCGTGGCGGCGGTGGGACGCATCTTCAAGCACCCCAACGGCTTGCTGGAACTGGAGCACGTGTGGGTGGCGGAGAGCCATGAGCAGACCACCGTGGGGTCGGCGCTCCTCCGCATGATGCTCAAGACGCTCAAGAAGGGGAAGGCGTATGTGTGCGTGGATGCGGGAAAAGAGAACGCGTACGCGTCGTTCGGGTTCCGGTATGTGATCAAGTCGCCGCCGCTCTTCCAGGAACGCCTGGCCAAGCTTCCCCCCGATTTTCCCCCGCAGCTCGTGATGGTGTACGAGGCCAAGGCGGGGAAAGCCGATCCCTCACTCTCCTCCCGTCCCGACCTGATCGTCATCGACGGCGGCAAGGGGCAGCTCAACGCGGCGCTGGAGGTCCTCACGGCGCTCAAGGTCCCTATTCCCGTCCTCGGCCTCGCCAAAAGGGAGGAGGAAGTGTTCATCGCGGGGCAATCGGACCCCGTCACCTTCCCGCAGGACTCTTCCGCCAAGTTTCTCCTCATGCGCCTGCGCGACGAAGCCCACCGCTCCGCCAACCGCCACCGCGAGGCGCGGGGAAAGAAGTCGTCGAAGGCGTCCGTGCTCGATGCCGTCCCCGGCCTTGGGGAGGAGGGGAAGAAGGCGCTCCTGAGGAAGTTCGGGAGCATCTCGGCCATACGCGAGGCTTCAGACGAAGAGCTGAGAGAGCTCGTGAGCGAACTTCAGTTGAAAGAGCTTCGGAGACATTTGAGGTAATGTGAAATGCAAAATGCAAAATTCGAAATGAAAGGTATCATTTTGCATTTATCATTTATCATTTTGCATTCCGCCGTCCGTCTCCATACAATGATTCCCACTTCCCCACTACACCTATGAAACGCTTCTCCCTCCTCCTCGGTGCCATCGGCGGCGCACTCGGCGGTTACCTCCTGAGCAACGACAAGCTCCGTACGGAACTGCAGAAGGCCAAGAGCCCCGAAGCCGCGGCCAAGCTGCTGGGCAAGCACCTGCAGCAGGACGGCTCCAAGATCGCCAAGGAAGCCAAGGCGTTCATCGAAAGCGATGATGTTCAAAAGAACATCAAGAAGGCCAGGAAGTTCGCCACGGATAAGCTCAAAGAGGCCAAGAAGGGCATGAAGGACATGGTCAAGCAAGGCCGCAAGGAGGCCGACAAGGCGGTCAAGCAGGGATTGAAATCGGCGAAGAATATGATGAAGCGCGAGGAGGCGTGAGAACGGCCGCTTCAAACGAGTTCCCCTTTCTTCTTCCGCCGCCGCAGGATGTGCTGTACCTGTGACAGCCGTTCCACGAGGGGGCCGGGGACGTTATGGTTCGTCTCTTGTTGGATGTACTCCCACAAGTCGCAGAGGCGGTGGTAGAGGGCGTCATTAATGCGGTGCCCTTCATGCAGGTGCTGGAGTTCCACGCCGAGGATGCCCAATTTTGAGGGATCGATACTGTACCCGCGCATAATCTTGTAAAGGAATTCCACCAGGTTCTCAATCGTCTGCGCGTCTCCCGCTGCATCCGCAACTTCCACCTGGAAACCGAGCTGCATGAGGTCCTGCACCTTACGGGGGTTATCCGTGAGGAGGCGCAACGGGCCGCTCACCCCCAGGCCGCGCAAGGCTTTCCCCACGAAATGGAAGTCGCGGTAGTCCGTGGTGGCATGACCTGCATGGCGCATGGCGGTTTCGGTATCCAGCGTCTGGTTGATCCACACTCCCCCTTGACGGCCTTCCGCCAGTTCCAGCAGCCGCAACTTTTCCTCAAGGCCCGTTCCCCTTCCTTCCTGGCGTATGTAGAACATGATGCCGCAGCCTCCTTCCTCAATGGTATCCATGGCCTTTCGGAACTGCTGTCCGCAATCGCAGCGTGCTTGTGCGACGGCGATGTCTCCCAGCAGGCATTCGGAGTGCATCCGAACCATGGGTGTACGGTCCCGGAAG
This region includes:
- a CDS encoding GNAT family N-acetyltransferase yields the protein MPKKKELVGNPRLATLRRRVAKAPTVPGVYRWLDKEGTVLYVGKAKNLRNRLRSYVTKDTAAGPWKQSFLEQITDFDLTVTNTEVEALIFETNLIKELRPKYNILMKDDKNYIYARVTVQDPYPRVEAARKIEEDGSKYFGPMATGGELWAMLTMLRSIFPFRTCTMEILPLPPAPSPEGGGGNKQEQIHLDVICHHKDRPTPCLDFHIEKCSAPCIGRRTPEEYQKESIEGVMKFLKGDYESVRPVIRERMEKAATDRRFELAAQFRDYLEALDRLEGKQLITDTSGEDSDIIAVALLSGRADVVVMQRRNGRLIGDRTFSLAGHAEHPSEVLEQFLPQFYEEGSEVPEEILINAPLPGREVFEAWLSAKKGRRVKVILPARGRKSQLLQLAEKNVLEKARQREAKWEAEKRNTEAALAQLQETLALPAPPLRIEGYDISHLGGTETVGSMVVIKGGKAANDQYRSFTIRSLRAGEVDDYQALKEVLLRRLRHLPEIRESEAKKWESRGVTFGKARKADQMRLDAVACDPFSTLRDRPLRYKECFVAREGEGVAAVGRIFKHPNGLLELEHVWVAESHEQTTVGSALLRMMLKTLKKGKAYVCVDAGKENAYASFGFRYVIKSPPLFQERLAKLPPDFPPQLVMVYEAKAGKADPSLSSRPDLIVIDGGKGQLNAALEVLTALKVPIPVLGLAKREEEVFIAGQSDPVTFPQDSSAKFLLMRLRDEAHRSANRHREARGKKSSKASVLDAVPGLGEEGKKALLRKFGSISAIREASDEELRELVSELQLKELRRHLR